A portion of the Bacillus thuringiensis genome contains these proteins:
- a CDS encoding phosphoadenylyl-sulfate reductase codes for MLTYETWEENVVSFSEEDETKGALSVLNWAYEEYKDEIVYACSFGVEGMVLLHLINQVNPSAKVVFLDTNVHFQETYELIQRVRERFPSLNIIEKQPELTLDEQAKLHGEKLWESNPNLCCKIRKILPLEKSLVVEKAWISGLRREQSETRKHTKFINQDHRFQSIKVCPLIHWTWKEVWRYVYKHSLPYNPLHDVGYPSIGCEKCTLPVGDGGDSRDGRWAGKVKTECGLHYQ; via the coding sequence ATGTTGACGTATGAAACGTGGGAAGAAAATGTTGTTTCGTTTTCGGAAGAAGATGAAACGAAAGGTGCGCTATCAGTATTAAATTGGGCTTATGAAGAGTATAAAGATGAAATCGTCTACGCATGTAGCTTTGGGGTGGAAGGTATGGTATTGCTGCACCTTATAAACCAAGTAAATCCATCTGCTAAAGTTGTATTTTTGGATACAAATGTTCATTTTCAAGAAACATATGAATTAATTCAAAGAGTGAGGGAACGATTTCCTTCATTGAATATTATAGAAAAGCAGCCAGAACTTACACTTGATGAACAGGCGAAGTTGCATGGTGAAAAACTGTGGGAGAGCAATCCGAATCTTTGTTGTAAGATTAGAAAAATTTTACCTTTAGAAAAATCATTAGTCGTGGAAAAAGCATGGATATCGGGCTTAAGAAGGGAACAATCAGAAACACGTAAGCATACAAAGTTTATAAATCAAGATCATCGTTTTCAATCTATTAAAGTTTGTCCACTCATTCATTGGACGTGGAAAGAAGTTTGGCGATATGTATACAAACATAGCTTGCCGTATAACCCGTTGCATGATGTTGGCTATCCAAGTATTGGGTGTGAGAAATGTACTTTACCTGTAGGGGATGGTGGCGATTCAAGAGATGGTAGATGGGCTGGGAAAGTGAAAACCGAATGTGGTCTTCATTATCAATAA
- a CDS encoding holin family protein, protein MDRIDVLMKAFIATFGGFCGYFLGGWDATLKILVTMAVIDYLTGMIAAGYNGELKSKVGFKGIAKKVVLFLLVGAAAQLDSAMGSNSAIREATIFFFMGNELLSLLENAGRMGIPLPSALTNAVEILGGKQKQEEKKEMFNNGN, encoded by the coding sequence ATGGATCGTATTGATGTATTAATGAAAGCATTTATCGCTACATTTGGCGGATTTTGTGGGTATTTCTTGGGAGGATGGGATGCAACATTGAAAATCTTAGTGACGATGGCAGTTATTGATTATTTAACTGGCATGATTGCAGCAGGATATAACGGAGAATTAAAAAGTAAAGTTGGTTTCAAAGGCATCGCCAAAAAGGTGGTGCTTTTTCTTTTGGTCGGAGCGGCCGCTCAACTAGATTCAGCAATGGGAAGTAACAGCGCAATCCGTGAAGCGACTATTTTCTTCTTCATGGGCAATGAGTTACTTTCACTTTTAGAAAACGCTGGTCGTATGGGGATTCCCTTACCTTCAGCATTAACAAATGCAGTTGAAATTTTGGGTGGAAAACAAAAACAAGAAGAGAAAAAGGAGATGTTCAATAATGGAAATTAG
- a CDS encoding phage tail spike protein — MRTPSGILHIIDFKTSQTVSAIQPKDYWDDKRHWEIKNNIDTLEFKVFDNTKYAATLMQQNLVLKEVRDGRIVPYVITEVEKDPNDRSVITYASGAWINLAKDDYIRPQKIEGKTVNEFMDIALVGTKWKRGKTEYAGFHSMTIDEFIDPLSFLKKIASLFELEIIYHVEVAGSQIVGWYVDMVKKRGRETGKEVTLGKDLVGIKRIENSQNICTALIGFIKKEGGEVLTIADINKGMPYIVDNDAFQRWNEKGKHKFGFYTPETEQDITPERLLTLMKTELAKRVNTSVSYDVQAQSIGRVFGLAHELINEGDTIRIKDTGFTPKLYLEARTIAGDESFTDPTQDKYVFGDYREITDPNEELRKIYNRILSSLGSKQELIDQLDKLVKDANETANNAKKESEAAKTLAEKVQENLKNNTVDIIEAKNPPTTGLKPYKTLWRDISNGKPGILKIWTGAAWESVVPDVESVKKETLEQVNKDIESTKTELNQKVQEAQNQATGQFNKVQEGLQGFSRTISNIENKQGEIDKKVTQFEQDSNGFKTSIESLTKKDNEISNKLNIVEQTVEGTKKTISDVQQTTNELKKTTTDIKEEAGKISIKLEQVEARTVGGENWLINTGPNERPQTIGMIGGAVLNKVTSFVQPGEYVAIECQDHTDAFYQFHLDNTKIGDFEKGKDITISLDIQNDVLLDFILFQYINGSWSESVQKPVPAKDWRRESWTFKIDVRATGWGFRIRFARNEASKGKRFRFKKAKLEKGSVPTDFSKSTYELEQSVDGVKSTVTKVQDNQAGFEKRMTTVEQTATGLSSTVSNLNNVVSDQGKKLTDANTKLEQQATAIGAKVELKQVENYVAGFKIPELKQTVDKNKQDLLGELANKLATEQFNQKMTMIDNRFTINEQGINASAKKTEVYTKEQANGQFATSSYVRDMETRLQLTEKGVSISVKENDVIAAFNMSKENITLNANRINLVGFITANHIKGQVLEGVTLKTSGNRFVEINKQDMKIFDADRPRGYIGFMEANDGSIQPSLVLGSDNRKYAGTGSFYIYQVMPRINGVDQPSKAYATFGISKGENAEGTNIWSSYINMQNDGGHLYAYAAGRLYFDNLNDIVFNSVGWARGYGKFIVTTTEPHYFKNDYGEFHFDRKSTGNSIYFVNGVNDHDLNIGRLMLRASLVSGYDMNLQIKDVYGNGWRDIELRTLRAQENVNANGQMWAKAFNPTSARNMKENIKDIPFSALDKIMSLAIKQYNFKDDMYDLYQMRVNKPEEQTEPYTTKEIETYFGMIADDTEDIFTDKEKRAINLYNTVSIFIAAFQQQYHQFNEELTTVKSENKQLKEQVVTLTNDVSTLKELVQKLINEKPEQP; from the coding sequence ATGAGAACACCAAGTGGAATCTTACATATTATTGATTTTAAAACGAGTCAAACCGTTTCAGCTATACAACCAAAAGATTATTGGGATGATAAACGTCATTGGGAAATCAAGAATAATATCGATACTTTAGAGTTTAAAGTATTTGATAACACGAAATATGCAGCAACACTTATGCAACAAAACTTAGTATTAAAAGAAGTAAGGGATGGGCGTATTGTTCCCTATGTAATCACTGAAGTAGAAAAGGACCCAAACGATAGATCCGTAATTACTTACGCATCGGGTGCATGGATTAATCTTGCTAAAGATGATTATATTCGTCCACAGAAAATTGAAGGCAAGACAGTAAATGAATTTATGGATATTGCTCTCGTAGGTACAAAATGGAAGCGTGGTAAAACGGAGTACGCTGGATTTCATTCTATGACTATTGACGAATTTATAGATCCATTGAGTTTCTTAAAAAAGATTGCTTCCCTATTTGAACTAGAAATTATATACCATGTTGAAGTGGCTGGTTCTCAAATTGTAGGTTGGTATGTAGACATGGTGAAAAAAAGAGGAAGAGAAACCGGAAAGGAAGTCACGTTAGGTAAAGATTTAGTTGGAATTAAGCGTATTGAAAACTCACAAAACATTTGTACCGCTTTAATTGGTTTTATCAAAAAAGAAGGCGGAGAAGTTCTCACTATCGCAGATATAAACAAAGGTATGCCATATATTGTGGATAACGATGCTTTTCAACGTTGGAACGAAAAAGGTAAACATAAATTTGGATTTTACACACCAGAAACAGAACAAGATATAACACCAGAACGTTTATTGACTCTTATGAAAACAGAATTAGCAAAACGTGTGAATACCTCGGTTTCTTATGATGTTCAAGCACAAAGTATAGGGCGTGTATTTGGACTAGCTCACGAGTTAATCAATGAGGGAGATACAATTCGAATTAAAGATACTGGATTCACACCTAAGCTTTATTTAGAAGCGAGAACAATCGCTGGCGATGAATCTTTTACCGATCCTACGCAAGATAAATATGTGTTTGGTGATTATCGCGAAATTACTGATCCAAACGAAGAACTACGAAAGATATATAATCGTATTCTTAGTTCACTAGGAAGTAAGCAAGAACTGATAGATCAGTTAGATAAATTAGTGAAAGATGCAAATGAAACAGCTAATAATGCTAAGAAAGAATCCGAAGCGGCGAAAACATTGGCTGAAAAGGTTCAAGAGAATCTTAAAAATAACACGGTAGACATCATTGAAGCTAAGAATCCACCGACCACGGGACTGAAACCTTATAAAACACTTTGGCGTGATATTAGTAATGGAAAGCCTGGTATTTTGAAAATATGGACAGGCGCAGCTTGGGAATCGGTTGTACCAGATGTTGAATCTGTTAAGAAAGAAACACTTGAGCAGGTTAATAAAGATATTGAGTCCACAAAAACAGAATTAAACCAAAAGGTACAAGAAGCACAGAATCAAGCTACAGGACAATTCAATAAAGTACAGGAAGGTTTACAAGGTTTCAGTCGTACAATTTCTAATATCGAAAATAAACAAGGTGAAATCGATAAGAAAGTAACTCAGTTTGAACAGGATTCTAATGGATTTAAAACTTCTATTGAATCGTTAACTAAAAAAGATAATGAAATTAGCAATAAATTAAATATAGTCGAACAAACTGTAGAAGGTACAAAGAAGACTATTTCTGATGTGCAGCAAACAACAAATGAGCTTAAGAAAACAACAACTGATATTAAAGAAGAAGCTGGGAAAATCTCAATAAAGTTAGAACAGGTTGAGGCTCGTACTGTAGGTGGTGAAAACTGGCTAATCAATACAGGTCCAAACGAAAGACCTCAAACAATCGGGATGATCGGTGGCGCGGTATTGAATAAAGTTACATCATTTGTTCAGCCTGGCGAATACGTAGCGATTGAATGTCAAGATCATACAGATGCCTTTTATCAATTCCATCTAGATAATACTAAGATAGGAGACTTTGAAAAAGGGAAAGATATAACAATATCTTTAGACATTCAAAATGATGTTCTTTTAGATTTTATTTTATTCCAATACATCAACGGATCGTGGAGTGAGTCAGTACAAAAGCCTGTGCCAGCTAAAGACTGGCGTCGTGAGTCATGGACGTTTAAAATCGATGTTCGTGCTACTGGTTGGGGATTTAGAATTCGTTTTGCTAGAAATGAAGCATCTAAAGGGAAAAGGTTCCGTTTCAAGAAAGCTAAACTCGAAAAAGGATCTGTTCCAACAGACTTCAGCAAATCAACATATGAATTAGAGCAAAGTGTGGATGGTGTAAAATCTACTGTAACTAAGGTGCAGGATAACCAAGCCGGATTCGAAAAACGCATGACTACAGTAGAACAAACAGCAACTGGATTATCTTCCACAGTGAGCAATTTAAATAATGTAGTATCAGATCAAGGGAAAAAGCTTACTGATGCAAATACAAAACTCGAACAACAGGCAACAGCAATCGGTGCAAAAGTGGAGCTTAAACAAGTAGAAAATTATGTTGCTGGATTTAAGATACCTGAGTTGAAGCAAACAGTCGATAAAAATAAACAAGATTTGTTGGGCGAATTAGCTAACAAACTTGCGACTGAGCAATTTAATCAAAAAATGACTATGATTGATAACCGCTTTACTATCAATGAACAGGGTATAAATGCTTCAGCCAAAAAGACAGAGGTATATACAAAAGAGCAAGCAAATGGGCAATTTGCAACATCATCTTATGTAAGAGATATGGAAACCCGTCTTCAGTTAACGGAAAAAGGCGTTAGTATATCTGTAAAAGAAAACGATGTAATCGCAGCATTCAATATGAGTAAAGAAAACATTACTTTGAATGCTAACAGAATTAACTTAGTAGGTTTTATTACAGCAAATCATATCAAAGGACAAGTTTTAGAAGGAGTAACACTTAAAACGAGTGGAAATAGATTTGTTGAAATAAATAAGCAAGACATGAAGATTTTCGATGCAGATAGGCCGCGTGGTTATATAGGATTTATGGAAGCAAATGACGGAAGTATTCAACCTTCATTAGTCCTTGGTTCTGATAATAGAAAATACGCCGGCACAGGATCGTTTTATATTTATCAAGTCATGCCGCGAATTAATGGAGTCGATCAACCTTCTAAAGCGTATGCAACATTTGGGATTTCTAAAGGAGAAAATGCAGAAGGCACTAATATATGGTCATCTTATATTAATATGCAGAATGACGGTGGACATCTTTATGCATATGCAGCCGGAAGATTATACTTTGATAATTTGAATGACATTGTTTTTAACTCAGTGGGATGGGCTCGAGGATACGGGAAGTTTATAGTGACAACCACAGAGCCACATTATTTTAAAAATGACTATGGTGAGTTTCATTTTGATAGAAAAAGTACTGGTAACAGTATATACTTCGTCAATGGCGTTAATGATCATGATTTAAACATAGGAAGATTAATGCTAAGAGCAAGTCTTGTATCAGGCTATGATATGAATTTACAAATTAAAGATGTGTATGGTAATGGATGGCGAGATATAGAATTAAGAACGCTGCGAGCGCAAGAAAATGTAAATGCCAATGGTCAAATGTGGGCGAAAGCATTTAATCCTACATCAGCTAGGAATATGAAAGAAAACATAAAAGATATTCCTTTCTCAGCTCTTGATAAAATCATGAGTTTAGCTATCAAACAGTACAACTTCAAGGACGACATGTATGATCTGTATCAAATGCGTGTGAACAAGCCGGAAGAACAAACAGAACCATATACAACAAAAGAAATTGAAACGTATTTCGGTATGATTGCAGATGATACGGAAGATATATTTACAGATAAAGAGAAACGGGCCATTAATTTATATAATACTGTTTCAATCTTTATTGCAGCTTTCCAACAGCAGTATCATCAATTTAACGAAGAGTTAACTACTGTTAAAAGTGAGAATAAACAACTAAAAGAGCAAGTTGTAACACTGACAAACGATGTGTCTACATTAAAAGAATTAGTACAAAAATTAATAAATGAAAAGCCAGAGCAGCCATAA
- the lysA gene encoding diaminopimelate decarboxylase: MYLHGTSRINGQGHLEIGGCDTTQLAKQYGTPLYVYDEESIRGKCRAFHRAFKESGFSYQVAYASKAFLCMEMCRVAREENMSLDVVSGGELYTALQAGFPASRIHFHGNNKTEEEIVMALQANIGCFVVDNFFELEVLHDLAMQHGKFVNILIRVTPGVEAHTHEYITTGQDDSKFGFGVSNGQAMQAIGFALQKSNYNVLGIHSHIGSQIFETAGFVRAIEVLRQFLEEVREQTNYVVKVLNVGGGFGIRYTESDTPLTLETYVRAVTSAVREQFTVCEYPLPEIWIEPGRSIVGDAGTTIYTVGSVKDIPGIRKYVSVDGGMTDNLRPALYSARYEAMLANRGNDENEELVSIAGKCCESGDMLIWDIHLPKVAAADLLAVSCTGAYGYSMANNYNRIRRPAVVFAKGGTSQVVVERETYENIIGNDRIRIKELV; encoded by the coding sequence ATGTATTTACACGGCACAAGCCGAATTAATGGGCAAGGACACTTAGAAATTGGAGGGTGCGATACGACGCAGCTAGCAAAGCAATACGGAACACCACTTTATGTATACGATGAAGAGTCTATTCGAGGAAAATGCCGAGCATTTCATCGTGCTTTTAAAGAAAGTGGTTTCTCTTATCAAGTAGCATATGCAAGCAAGGCGTTCTTGTGCATGGAGATGTGCCGAGTAGCTCGTGAAGAGAATATGTCATTAGACGTTGTTTCTGGAGGAGAATTATATACTGCGCTCCAAGCAGGATTTCCAGCATCACGTATTCATTTTCATGGAAATAATAAAACAGAAGAAGAGATAGTGATGGCTCTTCAGGCGAATATCGGTTGTTTTGTCGTAGATAATTTCTTTGAATTAGAAGTTTTACACGATTTAGCGATGCAACATGGAAAGTTTGTGAACATATTAATTCGTGTAACGCCTGGAGTAGAGGCGCACACACATGAATATATTACAACAGGCCAAGATGATTCGAAATTTGGATTTGGCGTTTCAAACGGTCAAGCGATGCAGGCAATTGGATTTGCTTTACAAAAATCCAATTATAATGTGCTAGGGATTCATTCACATATCGGATCGCAAATATTTGAAACAGCTGGCTTTGTTCGAGCGATTGAAGTTCTTCGCCAATTTTTAGAAGAAGTGAGAGAGCAAACAAACTATGTAGTAAAAGTGTTAAATGTAGGCGGGGGATTTGGAATACGCTACACAGAGTCGGATACACCGTTAACTCTTGAGACATATGTGCGAGCTGTAACAAGTGCAGTGAGAGAACAATTTACTGTATGTGAATATCCATTGCCAGAAATATGGATTGAACCAGGCCGTAGTATTGTAGGTGATGCTGGGACAACAATTTATACAGTTGGATCTGTGAAAGATATTCCTGGTATTCGGAAATATGTATCAGTCGATGGTGGAATGACAGATAATTTAAGACCTGCTTTATATAGTGCGCGTTATGAAGCAATGTTAGCGAATCGAGGGAATGATGAGAATGAGGAACTCGTTTCGATTGCGGGGAAATGTTGTGAGAGCGGAGATATGTTGATTTGGGATATTCATTTACCGAAAGTCGCTGCTGCTGATTTACTAGCAGTTTCCTGTACAGGAGCCTACGGGTACTCGATGGCGAATAATTACAATCGGATTCGAAGACCAGCCGTTGTCTTTGCAAAAGGCGGAACATCGCAAGTAGTTGTGGAACGCGAAACATATGAAAATATTATTGGGAACGATCGCATACGTATTAAAGAGCTTGTTTAA
- a CDS encoding N-acetylmuramoyl-L-alanine amidase has protein sequence MEIRKKLVDPSKYGTKCPYTMNPEFITVHNTYNDATAQNEVAYMIRNDNQVSFHIAVDDKEAVQGLPLDRNAWACGDGNGSGNRRSISVEISYSLNGGDRYYKAEDNAAIVVAQLMKQFNITISKVRTHQSWSGKYCPHRMLAEGRWDSFIKRVQNAYNGGGKVTPTPIPPANNGTGIAYIEGNGVNLRKGPGTGYGVIRQLGKGESYEVWGQSNGWLNLGGDQWTYNDPSYIRYTGGDAPAPSKPSNDGIGVVTITTDVLRVRTGPGTNYGVVKNVYHGEKYQTWGYRDGWYNVGGDQWVSGEYVKFEK, from the coding sequence ATGGAAATTAGAAAAAAATTAGTTGACCCAAGTAAATATGGTACAAAGTGTCCTTATACAATGAATCCAGAATTTATTACAGTTCATAATACGTATAATGATGCTACAGCACAAAATGAAGTAGCTTATATGATTCGTAATGACAACCAAGTTTCGTTTCATATCGCGGTAGATGATAAGGAAGCTGTACAAGGTCTACCGTTAGATCGTAATGCATGGGCTTGTGGTGATGGAAATGGTTCAGGTAATCGTAGATCTATTAGTGTAGAAATTAGTTATTCTTTAAATGGTGGAGATCGATATTATAAAGCGGAAGACAATGCAGCTATCGTTGTAGCTCAACTCATGAAACAGTTCAATATTACAATTAGTAAAGTTCGTACACACCAATCATGGAGCGGGAAGTATTGTCCTCATCGTATGTTAGCAGAAGGACGATGGGATAGCTTCATTAAAAGAGTCCAAAATGCATACAATGGAGGTGGTAAAGTAACTCCTACACCTATTCCTCCGGCAAATAATGGGACAGGTATTGCGTATATTGAAGGGAATGGCGTTAACCTTCGTAAAGGGCCAGGTACTGGATACGGGGTTATTCGTCAATTAGGTAAAGGTGAGTCCTACGAAGTATGGGGACAATCAAACGGATGGTTAAACCTTGGTGGCGATCAGTGGACTTATAACGATCCATCATATATTCGTTATACAGGAGGGGATGCACCGGCACCTTCTAAACCTTCAAATGATGGCATTGGTGTAGTAACCATTACAACTGATGTATTACGAGTTCGTACTGGTCCAGGAACTAACTATGGCGTCGTGAAAAATGTGTACCATGGTGAAAAATATCAAACGTGGGGATATAGAGATGGTTGGTATAATGTTGGCGGCGATCAATGGGTTTCTGGTGAATATGTGAAGTTTGAAAAGTAA
- a CDS encoding DUF3888 domain-containing protein, translating to MRKLLYFIACSSVILFTLPSVSIAQYDAPLMEDALYSVLFPKINKAIEKQYGSLKPYQCPKIISLKKVYSGTYLFQASIEVTKYERVAGKIAPPFEKVTITFNNEEGEWEVKKISVKRLPNDTKLNCKKTI from the coding sequence ATGCGAAAATTATTATATTTTATAGCATGCAGTAGTGTTATACTTTTTACTTTACCGAGTGTGTCAATAGCTCAATATGATGCACCTCTTATGGAAGATGCACTTTATTCTGTTTTATTTCCAAAAATAAATAAAGCAATTGAAAAACAATATGGAAGTTTGAAACCGTATCAATGTCCTAAAATTATTAGTTTAAAAAAAGTGTATAGCGGTACATATTTATTTCAAGCAAGTATTGAAGTGACAAAGTATGAACGTGTTGCTGGGAAAATTGCTCCCCCATTTGAGAAGGTAACGATTACATTTAATAACGAAGAAGGCGAATGGGAAGTGAAAAAGATTTCAGTAAAGCGCTTACCAAATGATACAAAATTAAACTGTAAAAAAACAATATAA
- a CDS encoding YezD family protein, protein MSVREHFDEVSEKIEAMLADMKYGSITIVVQDGKVIQLEKSEKVRLK, encoded by the coding sequence GTGAGTGTACGGGAACATTTTGATGAAGTATCCGAGAAGATTGAAGCGATGCTTGCTGATATGAAATATGGCTCAATTACAATTGTTGTGCAAGATGGAAAAGTAATTCAGTTAGAGAAAAGTGAAAAAGTACGTTTAAAGTGA
- a CDS encoding distal tail protein Dit, which produces MSSFTFNNQRKEYIQIEKGWSPPTWAPLKRNFLKTPGYPGARLLGTDTDPRPLPVPVGIIVPDRTDLETLKEEIAAWLITEEAVELVFDATPDRTYLAIIDEDFNPDDFVTLGKGTLKFICPMPYKLGPTRTVDFQTGALGLTANVQNKGTVHSNPIIEVNITKPNTFLDVWFGGVSLSDRDYFRIGMPLKTVEKPVERNQRIVWDEMATTVGWSKVSAMEDGEPVGEMKSDKYQFYCSDFGTGTAKGWHGAAVKKSIPGGPVQDFIMQAYVTCKSKKINEMGRVEIAILDENSKVLSKIAMNDLYWQAEQNFGTMVIGYDNKPGKTGLIYESGDYPNTWNQYFGRLWIARTGNVWEAYISKFLPGTEKDDSERFARWTDENNYHMEKAAQIQISIMQWQDVPPVEAMSVSDLKFWKVNLNTKNKPPYIVDVGDKVVIDTENSHVTIEGKDAINIKDFFSNFPVINKGMHTLEIMPPDIGTAKVKYRERFR; this is translated from the coding sequence ATGAGCTCTTTTACATTTAACAATCAACGAAAAGAATATATTCAAATAGAAAAAGGATGGAGTCCACCAACATGGGCACCTCTAAAACGTAATTTCTTAAAAACACCTGGATATCCAGGTGCAAGATTATTAGGAACGGATACAGATCCTCGTCCACTTCCTGTTCCTGTAGGAATTATCGTTCCAGATAGAACAGATTTAGAAACGTTAAAAGAAGAAATAGCAGCATGGTTAATTACAGAAGAAGCAGTCGAGCTAGTATTTGATGCAACTCCTGACCGAACATATTTAGCTATAATTGATGAAGATTTTAATCCTGATGATTTCGTTACGTTAGGTAAAGGTACTTTGAAATTTATTTGTCCAATGCCTTATAAATTAGGACCTACTCGAACAGTAGATTTTCAAACAGGTGCGCTTGGGTTAACAGCAAATGTTCAAAACAAAGGAACCGTTCATTCTAATCCTATTATCGAGGTTAACATTACGAAACCAAACACTTTTTTAGATGTATGGTTCGGCGGAGTATCCTTAAGTGATCGAGATTATTTTCGTATCGGTATGCCACTTAAAACTGTAGAAAAGCCTGTAGAAAGGAATCAACGTATCGTATGGGATGAAATGGCTACTACGGTCGGATGGAGTAAAGTCAGCGCAATGGAAGATGGTGAGCCAGTCGGTGAAATGAAATCAGATAAATATCAATTTTATTGTTCTGATTTTGGTACTGGAACAGCTAAAGGATGGCATGGTGCAGCTGTTAAAAAGAGTATACCTGGTGGTCCAGTACAAGATTTTATTATGCAAGCCTACGTAACTTGTAAGAGTAAGAAAATCAATGAAATGGGACGAGTTGAGATAGCAATACTCGATGAAAATAGTAAGGTACTTTCAAAAATTGCTATGAACGATCTCTATTGGCAAGCTGAACAAAATTTTGGAACGATGGTTATTGGATACGATAACAAGCCAGGGAAAACAGGGTTGATTTATGAGAGCGGTGATTATCCAAATACATGGAATCAATATTTTGGTCGATTATGGATAGCTAGAACAGGGAATGTGTGGGAAGCGTATATTTCGAAATTTCTTCCAGGGACAGAAAAAGATGATTCAGAACGTTTTGCACGATGGACAGACGAAAATAACTATCATATGGAAAAAGCAGCTCAAATACAGATTAGTATTATGCAATGGCAAGATGTACCGCCAGTAGAAGCGATGTCTGTTAGTGATTTAAAGTTTTGGAAAGTAAATTTAAATACCAAAAATAAACCGCCTTATATAGTAGATGTGGGCGATAAAGTTGTAATTGATACAGAAAATAGTCATGTAACGATTGAAGGGAAGGATGCAATTAATATTAAGGACTTTTTCAGTAATTTTCCTGTCATTAATAAAGGTATGCATACACTAGAAATCATGCCTCCTGATATCGGAACAGCAAAGGTTAAATATAGGGAGCGGTTTAGATGA